A single Ziziphus jujuba cultivar Dongzao chromosome 11, ASM3175591v1 DNA region contains:
- the LOC107422439 gene encoding proton pump-interactor 1 has product MGVEVVGFEMVEGPVETVTGGDKPVLHEKENGKLDQAPETIKFGSHGEELVKEEENGVSDSNFPRDAVDEWPAPKQIHSFYLIRYRPYDDPKIKAKIDQAAIEIEKRTQARLKITDALKAKRSDRSELIAQIKAFRDDNRQFKTIVDEKIKEIEPLQQVLGKLRSANSASRAGGLCSSEEELNGVIHSLQYRIQHESIPLSEEKQLLREIKQLESTREKVIANSASRAKIQESMVQKEALQDQVKLIGGDLDGVRKEQQAVRAKIKQLDDAVKAIDKDIAALQDELTAITEKREKARESIQHLRKQRDEGNSYFYQSRTLLNKARELAAKKDVKALEDLSYAEVEKFMALWNSDKALRDDYERRILPSLDSRQLSRDGRMRNPDEKPLVLLEEPARPQVETPAKALPKQVKEEAKSPQVDALPTKKVQKENKSKTADSKSTTEHIDVADKDIVFETLPKEAPVRQNEVDAAKLKEIKREEEMAKAKQAMERKKKLAEKAAAKAAIRAQKEAEKKNKEIFYFLCYCFREKKAKKKAAASTPDANVEEPEETVGETAEQPEKANENVEAPVAVKEKVPKESSTRSRYRTKGPESVPKALLKRKKTTNYWMWAAPAAVLAVALLVFLYYYQMRKKTLT; this is encoded by the exons ATGGGTGTCGAAGTTGTGGGATTTGAGATGGTTGAAGGACCAGTGGAGACTGTAACTGGAGGAGACAAACCTGTTTTGCATGAGAAGGAAAATGGGAAACTGGATCAAGCACCTGAAACCATAAAATTTGGGTCACATGGTGAAGAACTGGTTAAAGAGGAGGAGAATGGCGTTTCTGATTCTAACTTTCCAAGGGATGCAGTAGATGAATGGCCTGCACCTAAGCAGATCCattctttctatttaatcagGTACCGGCCATATGATGATCCGAAAATAAAAGCTAAAATTGATCAGGCCGCTATAGAGATTGAAAAGAGGACACAAGCCAGGCTTAAGATCACCGATGCCTTGAAGGCAAAGAGG TCTGATCGCTCGGAGTTGATTGCTCAAATTAAAGCTTTCAGAGATGACAACAGGCAGTTCAAGACAATTGTGGATGAGAAAATTAAGGAGATTGAACCTCTGCAGCAAGTATTGGGGAAGCTGCGCAGTGCGAACAGTGCTAGTCGGGCTGGTGGTTTATGTTCATCTGAAGAAGAGCTTAATGGTGTT ATCCACAGCTTGCAATACCGCATTCAACACGAGAGCATCCCGTTGTCTGAGGAAAAGCAACTCCTTAGAGAAATCAAGCAACTTGAGTCGACAAGGGAGAAGGTTATTGCTAATTCTGCTTCGAGAGCAAAGATTCAGGAGTCGATGGTTCAAAAAGAAGCCCTTCAAGACCAGGTTAAA cttATTGGTGGAGATTTGGATGGAGTGAGAAAGGAGCAACAAGCAGTGAGGGCCAAGATTAAGCAGCTTGATGATGCAGTGAAGGCAATAGACAAGGACATTGCAGCATTACAAGATGAGCTGACAGCTATTACTGAGAAGAGGGAGAAAGCACGCGAAAGCATTCAACATCTGAGGAAACAGCGTGACGAGGGG AATTCTTATTTCTATCAAAGTCGTACACTCTTGAATAAAGCCAGAGAGCTCGCTGCTAAGAAAGATGTCAAGGCCCTTGAAGATCTTTCTTATGCAGAG GTTGAGAAATTTATGGCCCTCTGGAACAGTGACAAGGCACTTAGGGATGATTATGAGAGAAGAATATTGCCATCATTGGATAGTCGGCAATTGAGTAGGGATGGGCGAATGAGGAATCCAGATGAGAAGCCATTGGTATTATTGGAAGAACCAGCACGACCTCAAGTAGAGACACCGGCAAAAGCTCTTCCAAAACAAGTGAAGGAGGAGGCCAAATCCCCTCAAGTAGATGCTCTGCCCACTAAGAAggtccaaaaagaaaataaatctaaaacaGCAGATTCAAAATCCACCACGGAGCACATTGATGTAGCAGACAAGGACATCGTCTTTGAAACGCTTCCAAAGGAAGCTCCTGTCAGACAGAATGAGGTTGATGCTGCAAAGTTGAAGGAAATAAAAAGAGAAGAGGAAATGGCAAAAGCTAAACAGGCCATGGAGCGGAAGAAAAAGCTGGCTGAGAAAGCTGCAGCTAAAGCAGCCATAAGGGCTCAAAAGGAGGctgaaaaaaagaacaaggaaattttttactttctttgttATTGCTTT CGCGAAAAGAAGGCGAAGAAGAAGGCTGCGGCATCCACACCCGATGCCAATGTGGAGGAGCCAGAAGAAACTGTTGGAGAGACTGCAGAACAACCAGAGAAGGCAAATGAAAATGTTGAAGCGCCAGTTGCAGTGAAAGAAAAGGTTCCAAAGGAGAGTAGCACCAGGTCCAGATATAGGACAAAAGGGCCAGAGTCAGTTCCAAAAGCCTTACTGAAGCGTAAAAAGACTACCAATTATTGGATGTGGGCTGCTCCTGCTGCTGTGTTAGCTGTGGCGCTTCTAGTGTTCCTATATTACTATCAGATGAGGAAGAAAACTTTAACCTAA
- the LOC107422440 gene encoding uncharacterized protein LOC107422440: MARNEEKAQSMLNRFIALKAEEKKKPKDRRPYLASECRDLAEADKWRQQIMREIGRKVAEIQNEGLGEHRLRDLNDEINKLIREKSHWERRIVELGGPNYTKHSAKMTDLEGNIVDVPNPSGRGPGYRYFGAAKKLPGVRELFEKPPELRKRRTRYDIYKRIDASYYGYRDDEDGVLERVEGPAGEKMRAEAVAEWRRMEEIRKEARRAVKSGEVVTVAKEVLFEEEEEVIEEERRRERELKEKDEKEREFVAHVPLPDDKEIERMVLEKKKMDLLSKYSSDVLLEEQSEAKQMLNIQR, translated from the coding sequence ATGGCTCGAAACGAAGAGAAAGCTCAGTCTATGCTCAACCGATTCATCGCCTTGAAAGccgaggagaagaagaagcccAAAGACCGCCGTCCATACCTAGCCTCAGAATGCCGAGACCTCGCCGAAGCCGACAAATGGCGCCAGCAGATCATGCGAGAGATTGGCCGGAAAGTCGCCGAGATTCAAAACGAAGGTCTCGGCGAGCACCGACTCCGCGACCTCAACGACGAGATCAACAAGCTCATACGCGAGAAATCCCATTGGGAGCGACGAATTGTGGAGCTCGGCGGCCCGAACTACACGAAACACTCGGCCAAGATGACCGACCTCGAAGGCAACATAGTCGACGTCCCAAACCCTAGCGGCCGTGGCCCAGGGTACCGATACTTCGGCGCGGCGAAGAAGCTGCCGGGAGTTCGAGAGCTATTCGAAAAGCCGCCGGAGCTGAGAAAGCGTCGGACACGGTACGACATATACAAGAGGATCGATGCGAGCTATTACGGATACAGGGACGATGAAGATGGGGTTTTGGAAAGGGTTGAAGGGCCTGCCGGAGAGAAAATGAGGGCTGAAGCGGTGGCGGAGTGGCGGAGGATGGAGGAGATTCGGAAGGAGGCGAGGAGGGCAGTGAAGAGCGGCGAGGTGGTGACGGTGGCGAAGGAAGTGCTGTTCGAAGAGGAAGAGGAGGTGATTGAGGaggaaaggaggagagagagggaaCTGAAAGAGAAGgacgagaaggagagagagtttGTGGCTCATGTGCCATTGCCGGATGACAAGGAGATAGAGAGGATGGTactggagaagaagaagatggactTGTTGAGTAAATATTCAAGTGATGTGCTTTTGGAAGAACAGAGTGAGGCTAAGCAGATGCTCAACATTCAACGCTAG
- the LOC107422429 gene encoding uncharacterized protein LOC107422429 isoform X2 — MAAKTIGIPSLVRSVARAFVVYHPLHITSNLSYHSRLGYLPLTAPTSSGLCHLTQAIKRDVDVLLKGVGDKNTIEEVKHILEMAGRAASRREILHTNFLTPPVLKESLLAVEKLADVKAVAQGGYPQAERCRISVGVPDVFSSDPDILAALSITGNFGYQPCSHGDFLGAILGTGIAREKVGDIILQGEKGAQIIIVPELVDFLISSLDKVGNVSVSCEKIPLIALDYEPPRTKSFRTVEASLRVDALASAGFKVSRSKLVDLITNGDVRVNWTPVSKNGITLKTGDIVSVSGKGRLKLKMHPIPKGITNVQR, encoded by the exons ATGGCTGCCAAGACCATAGGAATACCGAGCCTTGTAAGAAGCGTTGCTCGAGCTTTTGTTGTTTACCACCCTCTCCATATTACCAGCAACCTCTCTTATCACAGTCGGCTTGGTTATCTTCCTCTTACTGCTCCGACTTCTTCAG GACTATGTCACTTAACGCAAGCTATAAAAAGGGATGTTGATGTTTTACTTAAAGGAGTGGGAGACAAAAATACTATTGAGGAAGTCAAGCATATTCTAGAAATG GCTGGGCGAGCAGCATCAAGAAGAGAGATTCTCCATACAAATTTTCTCACCCCTCCAGTGCTGAAGGAGTCACTGCTAGCTGTGGAAAAACTAGCTGATGTGAAAGCAGTTGCTCAGGGAGGATACCCACAG GCTGAGCGGTGTCGAATTTCTGTTGGAGTACCTGATGTCTTTTCAAGTGATCCAGATATACTTGCTGCATTGAG TATCACAGGGAACTTTGGTTACCAACCTTGTTCTCATGGTGACTTCCTTGGTGCAATTCTTGGTACAGGGATTGCTAGGGAGAAGGTTGGAGATATAATCTTGCag GGGGAGAAGGGGGCCCAGATCATTATTGTTCCAGAACTTGTCGACTTTCTTATATCATCTCTTGACAAG GTTGGTAATGTTTCCGTATCTTGTGAGAAGATACCTTTGATCGCACTAGATTATGAGCCACCAAG GACTAAGTCATTTAGAACTGTAGAAGCATCATTAAGGGTTGATGCACTAGCTAGTGCAGGATTTAAAGTGTCACGATCAAAACTTGTTGACCTAATCAC TAATGGTGATGTGCGTGTCAACTGGACCCCTGTtagtaaaaatggaatcacacTTAAGACTGGTGACATTGTGTCTGTTAGTGGAAAAGGAAGACTAAAG CTGAAAATGCATCCGATTCCGAAGGGCATAACAAATGTTCAAAGATGA
- the LOC107422429 gene encoding uncharacterized protein LOC107422429 isoform X1 — translation MAAKTIGIPSLVRSVARAFVVYHPLHITSNLSYHSRLGYLPLTAPTSSGLCHLTQAIKRDVDVLLKGVGDKNTIEEVKHILEMAGRAASRREILHTNFLTPPVLKESLLAVEKLADVKAVAQGGYPQAERCRISVGVPDVFSSDPDILAALSITGNFGYQPCSHGDFLGAILGTGIAREKVGDIILQGEKGAQIIIVPELVDFLISSLDKVGNVSVSCEKIPLIALDYEPPRTKSFRTVEASLRVDALASAGFKVSRSKLVDLITNGDVRVNWTPVSKNGITLKTGDIVSVSGKGRLKIGEINSTKKGKFAVELIRYL, via the exons ATGGCTGCCAAGACCATAGGAATACCGAGCCTTGTAAGAAGCGTTGCTCGAGCTTTTGTTGTTTACCACCCTCTCCATATTACCAGCAACCTCTCTTATCACAGTCGGCTTGGTTATCTTCCTCTTACTGCTCCGACTTCTTCAG GACTATGTCACTTAACGCAAGCTATAAAAAGGGATGTTGATGTTTTACTTAAAGGAGTGGGAGACAAAAATACTATTGAGGAAGTCAAGCATATTCTAGAAATG GCTGGGCGAGCAGCATCAAGAAGAGAGATTCTCCATACAAATTTTCTCACCCCTCCAGTGCTGAAGGAGTCACTGCTAGCTGTGGAAAAACTAGCTGATGTGAAAGCAGTTGCTCAGGGAGGATACCCACAG GCTGAGCGGTGTCGAATTTCTGTTGGAGTACCTGATGTCTTTTCAAGTGATCCAGATATACTTGCTGCATTGAG TATCACAGGGAACTTTGGTTACCAACCTTGTTCTCATGGTGACTTCCTTGGTGCAATTCTTGGTACAGGGATTGCTAGGGAGAAGGTTGGAGATATAATCTTGCag GGGGAGAAGGGGGCCCAGATCATTATTGTTCCAGAACTTGTCGACTTTCTTATATCATCTCTTGACAAG GTTGGTAATGTTTCCGTATCTTGTGAGAAGATACCTTTGATCGCACTAGATTATGAGCCACCAAG GACTAAGTCATTTAGAACTGTAGAAGCATCATTAAGGGTTGATGCACTAGCTAGTGCAGGATTTAAAGTGTCACGATCAAAACTTGTTGACCTAATCAC TAATGGTGATGTGCGTGTCAACTGGACCCCTGTtagtaaaaatggaatcacacTTAAGACTGGTGACATTGTGTCTGTTAGTGGAAAAGGAAGACTAAAG ATAGGAGAAATAAACTCTACAAAGAAGGGAAAGTTTGCAGTTGAGCTCATTCGATATCTGTAA
- the LOC107422393 gene encoding protein GRIM REAPER, which produces MAIFFKLTTILSLTILLLLQACHSPMASSIDDILDHQEEDDMVEYVLDNPVPNSGSRSRFLGSSGVIKKGTRCNAMKYNVCNGVWANKGTSLLNCCKSHCRNVLGDKNNCGRCGNKCKFGERCCNGSCTNVLSNSNHCGKCDRKCKHGVGCQYGFCGYA; this is translated from the coding sequence atggctaTATTCTTCAAGCTCACGACTATTCTCTCTCTaactattcttcttcttctccaagcatGTCACTCTCCAATGGCGTCCTCAATAGATGATATTCTAGATCATCAAGAAGAAGATGATATGGTAGAGTACGTACTCGACAACCCGGTTCCGAATTCGGGATCGAGGAGCCGGTTTTTAGGGAGTAGTGGTGTGATAAAGAAAGGAACTCGTTGCAATGCCATGAAGTACAATGTGTGCAATGGGGTTTGGGCGAACAAAGGGACAAGCCTCCTCAACTGCTGCAAAAGCCATTGCAGGAATGTTCTTGGTGATAAGAACAACTGCGGGAGATGTGGGAACAAGTGCAAGTTCGGAGAGCGGTGTTGcaatggaagttgtacaaacGTTTTGAGCAATTCTAATCACTGTGGAAAATGTGATAGGAAATGCAAACATGGGGTTGGATGCCAGTATGGATTCTGTGGTTAtgcataa
- the LOC107422425 gene encoding dynamin-related protein 5A: MATTTTSTNSFLTTPTKTPSEKSQSRRHHHHHPNMSDSSSSSSSKSRFEAYNRLQAAAVAFGEKLPIPEIVALGGQSDGKSSLLEALLGFRFNVREVEMGTRRPLILQMVHDPTALEPRCRFQEEDSEEYGSPVVLASAIADIIKSRTDSLLKKTKTAVSSKPIVMRAEYAHCPNLTIIDTPGFVLKAKKGEPDNTPNEILSMVKSLASPPHRILLFLQQSSVEWCSSLWLDAIRDIDPTFRRTVIAVSKFDNRLKEFSDRWEVDRYLSASGYLGDNIHPFFVALPKDRSTISNDEFRRQIAQVDTEVLRHLREGVKGGFDEEKFRPFIGFGRLKEYLESELQKRYKEAAPATLALLEQRCSEVTTELTRMDSKIQATSDVAQLRRCAMLYAASISNHVGALIDGAADPAPEQWGKTTVEEQSESSIGGWPGINADIRPPNATLRLYGGAAFERVMHEFRCAAYSIKCPPVSREKVANILLAHASRGGGRGVTEAAAEIARAAARSWLAPLLDTACDRLAFVLGNLFDLALERNCNRDSEYGRKSGNMDGYVGFHAALRHAYSRFIKDLAKQCKQLVRHHLDSVTSPYSLVCYENDFQGGFGSSTASFYKFNQSSSGLFSVELADGGASTQDETMSDQENIAPEKSEQQTTPGKNAEARGALRESQMTIPETPSPDQPGEAICGGGKENGNGIEIGARKRISRMAGIKRNPDHSRVQNGDGLLFGNGNGGFRSGSAYSEICSSAAQHFARIREVLVERSVTSTLNSGFLTPCRDRLILALGLDLFAVNDEKFMDMFVAPEAIDVLQNERQSLQKRQKILQSCLNEFKSVARAL; the protein is encoded by the exons ATGGCGACCACTACAACAAGCACTAATTCCTTCCTGACTACGCCGACCAAAACCCCATCGGAGAAATCCCAATCCAGAAGGCACCATCACCACCACCCAAACATGTCCgattcctcctcttcttcttcttccaagtcCCGGTTTGAGGCATACAATCGGCTGCAGGCCGCCGCAGTAGCCTTCGGTGAGAAGCTTCCGATCCCGGAGATCGTCGCCCTCGGCGGACAGTCCGACGGCAAAAGTTCCCTCCTCGAAGCACTCCTCGGCTTCCGCTTTAATGTTCGGGAGGTTGAGATGGGCACTCGCCGACCTCTCATCCTCCAGATGGTTCACGACCCCACCGCTCTCGAACCTCGCTGCCGGTTTCAG GAGGAGGATTCTGAGGAATATGGAAGCCCTGTGGTTTTGGCATCTGCAATTGCAGATATTATAAAGTCTCGGACTGACTCACTTTTGAAGAAGACTAAAACTGCCGTTTCTTCCAAGCCAATTGTGATGAGAGCCGAATATGCACATTGTCCTAATCTCACCATCATCGATACTCCAGGTTTTGTTCTAAAG GCAAAGAAGGGCGAACCTGATAACACACCTAATGAAATTCTTTCAATGGTTAAGTCACTGGCTAGTCCTCCACATCGAATTTTGCTGTTTCTTCAGCAGAGTAGTGTGGAGTGGTGTTCTTCATTGTGGTTGGACGCCATTCGTGACATTGATCCGACATTTAGACGAACAGTAATTGCCGTGTCTAAATTTGATAATCGTCTAAAG GAGTTCAGTGACCGGTGGGAAGTGGATCGGTATTTGAGTGCAAGTGGTTACCTTGGAGATAACATTCACCCATTTTTTGTGGCTCTACCGAAGGACAGAAGCACAATTTCAAATGATGAATTTCGTCGTCAAATAGCTCAAGTGGACACCGAAGTTCTCCGTCATCTACGTGAGGGTGTCAAGGGAGGATTTGATGAAGAAAAGTTTAGGCCCTTTATTGGGTTTGGCCGTCTAAAAGAGTATTTAGAGTCTGAACTTCAGAAGAGATACAAAGAAGCTGCACCAGCAACACTTGCTTTGCTTGAACAGCGCTGTAGTGAAGTCACTACTGAACTGACTAGAATGGATTCCAAAATACAGGCCACTTCTGATGTTGCTCAGCTTAGAAGATGTGCTATGTTGTATGCGGCTTCTATCAGCAATCATGTG GGAGCTTTGATTGATGGAGCAGCAGATCCTGCCCCAGAGCAATGGGGAAAAACAACAGTGGAGGAGCAATCGGAAAGTAGTATTGGAGGTTGGCCAGGTATTAATGCAGATATAAGGCCTCCTAATGCTACACTTAGGCTCTATGGAGGAGCTGCCTTTGAAAGAGTGATGCATGAATTTCGCTGTGCTGCCTATTCCATTAAATGCCCCCCAGTATCCAGAGAGAAG GTGGCAAATATATTACTTGCACATGCTAGTCGTGGTGGAGGCAGAGGAGTGACAGAGGCAGCTGCAGAAATTGCACGCGCTGCGGCACGGTCATGGCTTGCACCTCTTCTGGACACTGCTTGTGATCGACttgcttttgttttaggaaatctCTTTGATCTTGCTCTAGAAAGAAATTGCAACCGTGATTCAGAAT ATGGGAGAAAGTCTGGTAATATGGATGGGTACGTTGGTTTTCATGCTGCTTTGAGACATGCATACAGTCGCTTTATTAAGGATCTTGCTAAACAGTGCAAGCAATTAGTTCGGCACCACCTTGATTCAGTTACAAGCCCATATTCACTGGTCTGCTATGAGAATGACTTTCAAGGAGGTTTTGGCTCTAGTACAGCTTCCTTTTACAAATTCAACCAGTCTTCATCTGGTTTGTTTTCGGTTGAGTTAGCTGATGGTGGGGCCTCAACCCAAGATGAGACAATGAGTGATCAGGAGAATATTGCTCCAGAAAAAAGTGAACAGCAAACCACACCAGGAAAAAATGCAGAAGCTAGAGGAGCTCTAAGGGAAAGCCAGATGACAATTCCAGAAACTCCATCTCCTGATCAACCTGGTGAAGCAATATGTGGTGGTGGCAAGGAAAATGGAAATGGAATTGAGATTGGAGCAAGAAAGAGAATTTCGAGAATGGCAGGGATTAAGAGAAATCCTGATCATTCAAGAGTTCAAAATGGTGATGGTCTTTTATTTGGAAATGGGAATGGCGGTTTCAGATCTGGCTCGGCCTATTCAGAAATCTGTTCATCAGCTGCACAGCATTTTGCACGGATACGTGAAGTTCTTGTTGAGAGAAGTGTGACATCAACTCTGAATTCTGGATTTTTAACACCTTG CCGGGATCGACTTATTCTGGCACTTGGGTTGGATTTGTTTGCTGTTAATGATGAGAAATTCATGGACATGTTTGTGGCTCCTGAAGCAATTGATGTACTACAAAACGAAAGACAGTCTCTTCAAAAGCGTCAGAAGATTCTCCAGTCTTGTTTGAACGAGTTCAAAAGTGTTGCTCGTGCACTTTGA